The Thermodesulfobacteriota bacterium nucleotide sequence CCGCCGCCGGGCGGGCCGAACAGGACCAGGCGCTGGTCCGGCCCCTGGAGCTCCACGGCGGCAAAGGCCCCGGCAGCTTCGCTCCAGTCGGCCTCCCGCAGGCGCGCCCCCCGGGTCAGGCGCTCGAGCCCTCCTCCCCCGGGATCGCAGGCATAGAGATCGGTGTAGAGCAGGCCCCCTGCCGCGGGGCGGAAGACCTCCAGCCGGGTAAACGCGATGCGGCCCCCGGCGAGGAGAGTCGGGCGGGCCTGGGAGCCCGGCCGCTCGGCCAGGGCCTGCTCCCGGGGGGAAGCCCCGTCGCGCTGGGGCACCCGCAGGCGGCGGAGCGCCGGCGGGCCGTAGGTGTCGGCGCGGGTGTAGAGGAGGGCGTCGTCGGCCTCCCACAGGGGGCCGCCTGCCGTGTAGCCCGAGTCGGTGAGGACCCGGTAGGGGGTGAGGCCCCGGGACCGCAAGCCCTCGATCTCCGGCCGGAACTCGGCCTCCAGGTCGGCCGCCATCTGCCGGTGGAGCCCCTGATAGGTGAGGCCGGTGGCCCGGGCGGGGGGGGCGTCGATGGCGTAGGGGAAGCGCCCGGAGTGCCCCCGGAAGAGCGCCCCCAGTGCCTCGGGGCCCCCCCGCTCCTGGACGACCTGGAGGAGGCGGGCCCCGTAGATGTAGGGGGTGGCGTAGCTGGGCCACTCGGGGAAGTCGCCCCCCAGCCGGTCCAGGGGGGGCACGGTGCCGGCGGCCACGTCGGACCGGTAGATCATGCGGTACCACGTGGACCCCTTCCGGCCCCGCCCGGTGAGGTCGGTCTCCAGGTTGGTCGCCTGGCCCTCGTGGACCCACCGGGGCAGGAAGAGGTTGGGGGGGGCGGCGAAGAACCAGAAGAACGCCCCCAGGGGGGTCAGCGGCACGCCGACCCGGCCGAAGACCTTCCGGGTGAGCGCCGAGTAGCCCCTCACGGGGTCGAGCCCCAGCACGTGGGCGTACTCGTGCACGAACACGGTGCGCAGCCACCCGCGGTAATCTCCGATGCTCTGGAGCAGCGCCGGCCGCACGGGGAAGAGGACGACCTGGTTGTAGGGGAGCACCGTGGTGTAGCCGTTGGCCCGGTCGGTGCGGTCCACCAGGGTGACCTCCGTGGGCTGGCGGGGCGACCAGCCCAGCAGCTCCGTCATGGGCCCGTGGACTTCCTCGGCGATTTCGGCGAGCACGGCGGCTTCGGCCTCCAGGCCGTCGTGGTAGTGGATGCGGAAGTGGGGGGTCTCGAGGGTGCGCCAGGTGAGCGCCGGGTCGTACACCGCGGCGCCGGCCGGGCCGCTCACGAGGAGCAGGCCCAGCATCGCCAGGGCCCGGCGAACGAACGGCCATCGGGGCAGGATCATGGTGCTTCCTCCGCGCAGCACGTGGTGCGAGCCATCGTCGCGGGAAACGGGCGCCCGCGCAAGCCCCGGTTCCCGGCCGGAACCAGCTACCTGCTCCGCCGGGCTTGGCCCTGGCCTTCCTGGCGGCTAGACTTGGGGTTGGGGGTTGGCTGTTGGCACCCGTCACCCGACACGGAGCCCAGATGGACACAGCGCCCCAGCAGGAGCTCGTGGAGCGGTTCTTCTCGGGGACCGGGACGAGCTACCGCCTCACCGCGACCTTCGGGACCCTGGGCTTCGACCTCTGGTGGAAGCACCGGATCTTGTCGGCCGTCCCGCCGCACGCCGCTCGGGTCTTGGATCAGGCCTCGGGCACGGGCATCCTCACCTTCGGGCTCGCGCGCCGCCTGCCCGGGAGCCTGGTGGTGGGGGTGGAGCTGCGCCGGGAATACGCGGCCCTCGCCCAGGAGGAGAAGCGCCGGCGCGGGATCTCCAACGTGTGTTTCGTCCAGGGGCGTGCCGAGGAGGTGGCGGTGCGGCCGCCCGTGGACTGCATCGCGTCGTCGTACCTGGCCAAGTACGCCGACATGGAGGCCCTGGCGGCCAACGCGGCGGGGATGCTGCGCCCGGGGGGCGCGATCCTGCTCCACGACTTCACG carries:
- a CDS encoding methyltransferase domain-containing protein, with product MDTAPQQELVERFFSGTGTSYRLTATFGTLGFDLWWKHRILSAVPPHAARVLDQASGTGILTFGLARRLPGSLVVGVELRREYAALAQEEKRRRGISNVCFVQGRAEEVAVRPPVDCIASSYLAKYADMEALAANAAGMLRPGGAILLHDFTYPASRVLARIWEAYLRLLGAAWGRLYPAWREALDGLPGLLRHTTWVADAVGALERHGFEDVRVRRLTWGAAALVTGLRRPPCPAGRGR